The Myxococcaceae bacterium JPH2 genome contains a region encoding:
- a CDS encoding FtsX-like permease family protein, translating to MAAGSGVLVTLWWLTLQGVVSRPRSWVVGFLAAGAAALLTPGASLMRSIHDGTRRSLIESGAGDLQVYAASSPESPRVVAGPGGVPELVPMPDYAVAESSLRALPGVRDVVPLELGMGSTFRGNSLDDKLAVLRAASRAPASEERDARLRRLGEDLRRTLEGVARDSLRRSEAFVDDPVDADDLQALREASTPAFWEHFTQSPQDVLEVLENKVARQAGEGEELSVDYLGTDLPRFARTFPRFELVTGQLPPAGARGLLMGQATYEQSFKLSIAARLDELKRERERGATFADDERLRTLVARNVEEIPDLLARLDVDRATALQATLARVLGGEGELPTLLGRFLALDDANFDARYGQFYSELAPHLPLYRLRPGDTLVLRNPLEQGPALPVRLWGTFRFQGLGGDDGRANAISLVDLVSARQLSGRLTRAQAAETQQLVETFGMQKDDALGRQSLDAFQPPEVVDGEARTTSSGAAPSFRGARAPPDTFTEDELNHGSAMHAAVLLAPGASTDELAPRIAALPGEVKLASVGWQESGGILAGLVGMTQVVLGLFALLLALFVALVSAGTLLLLARQRVGEVGTLRALGMQRSEVFASLLLEGLLLGGAGSVAGALVGAGLLRVWTGQGIAIQNSALQFFLGGPVLRPELMPSATVAVVLGVTAVVVVSALVPAWRGSSVAPGVAMRRSED from the coding sequence ATGGCAGCCGGATCAGGAGTCCTCGTGACGCTGTGGTGGCTCACTCTTCAAGGCGTGGTGTCCCGACCCCGGAGCTGGGTGGTGGGGTTCCTGGCGGCCGGCGCCGCCGCGCTGCTGACGCCGGGCGCCTCGCTCATGCGCAGCATTCATGACGGCACGCGCCGCAGCCTCATCGAGAGCGGCGCGGGGGACCTCCAGGTGTACGCCGCGTCGTCGCCCGAGTCGCCTCGGGTGGTGGCGGGGCCCGGAGGCGTTCCGGAGCTGGTGCCCATGCCGGACTACGCGGTCGCCGAGTCCTCTCTGCGCGCGCTGCCGGGTGTGCGCGACGTGGTGCCGCTGGAGCTGGGGATGGGCTCCACGTTCCGGGGCAACTCGCTGGACGACAAGCTCGCGGTGCTGCGGGCCGCGTCTCGCGCGCCGGCTTCCGAGGAGCGCGACGCGCGGCTGCGGCGCTTGGGCGAGGACCTGCGCCGCACGCTGGAGGGCGTGGCGCGCGACTCGCTCCGTCGCTCCGAGGCCTTCGTGGATGACCCGGTGGACGCCGATGATCTCCAAGCGCTTCGGGAGGCCTCCACGCCCGCCTTCTGGGAACACTTCACCCAGTCTCCGCAGGACGTGCTGGAGGTGCTGGAGAACAAGGTGGCCCGTCAGGCGGGTGAGGGCGAGGAGCTGTCGGTGGACTACCTGGGAACGGACCTGCCGCGCTTCGCGCGCACGTTCCCCCGCTTCGAGCTGGTCACCGGGCAGCTCCCTCCCGCGGGGGCGCGCGGGCTCCTGATGGGACAGGCGACCTACGAGCAGAGCTTCAAGCTGTCCATCGCGGCACGCCTGGACGAGCTGAAGCGAGAGCGTGAGCGCGGCGCCACCTTCGCGGACGACGAGCGACTGCGCACGTTGGTGGCGCGCAACGTGGAGGAGATTCCGGACCTGCTCGCGCGCCTGGATGTGGATCGCGCCACGGCGCTCCAAGCCACGCTGGCCCGAGTGTTGGGCGGCGAGGGTGAGCTGCCCACGCTGCTGGGGCGCTTCCTCGCCCTGGACGATGCGAACTTCGACGCGCGCTACGGCCAGTTCTATTCCGAGCTGGCGCCCCACCTGCCGCTCTACCGGCTGCGACCGGGCGACACGCTCGTCCTGCGCAATCCGCTGGAGCAGGGCCCCGCGCTTCCCGTGCGGCTGTGGGGCACGTTCCGCTTCCAGGGGCTCGGCGGCGATGACGGGCGTGCCAACGCGATCAGCCTGGTGGACCTGGTGTCCGCGCGCCAGCTCTCGGGGCGGCTCACGCGGGCGCAGGCGGCGGAGACCCAGCAGTTGGTGGAGACCTTCGGGATGCAGAAGGACGACGCGCTGGGGCGGCAGTCCCTGGACGCCTTCCAGCCCCCCGAGGTGGTGGACGGCGAGGCGCGCACCACGTCTTCGGGGGCCGCGCCCTCCTTCCGGGGCGCGCGCGCGCCACCCGACACCTTCACCGAGGACGAGCTGAACCACGGCAGCGCCATGCACGCCGCCGTGCTGCTGGCCCCTGGAGCTTCGACGGACGAGCTGGCGCCTCGCATCGCGGCGCTGCCGGGCGAGGTGAAGCTGGCCAGCGTGGGGTGGCAGGAATCGGGTGGAATCCTCGCGGGACTGGTGGGCATGACCCAGGTGGTGCTGGGACTGTTCGCGCTCTTGCTCGCGCTCTTTGTGGCGCTGGTGTCCGCGGGCACGCTCCTGCTCCTCGCGAGGCAGCGCGTGGGCGAGGTGGGCACGTTGCGGGCGCTGGGCATGCAGCGCAGCGAGGTCTTCGCGTCGCTCCTCTTGGAGGGGCTGCTGTTGGGCGGAGCAGGCAGTGTGGCGGGGGCACTGGTGGGCGCGGGGCTGCTGCGCGTCTGGACGGGGCAGGGCATCGCCATCCAGAACAGCGCGCTTCAATTCTTCTTGGGGGGCCCGGTGCTGAGGCCCGAGCTGATGCCGAGCGCCACGGTGGCCGTGGTGCTCGGGGTGACGGCGGTGGTGGTGGTGTCCGCGCTGGTGCCCGCGTGGCGGGGCAGCTCGGTGGCACCTGGCGTGGCCATGCGGCGGAGCGAGGACTAG
- a CDS encoding FtsX-like permease family protein gives MRALLQIVWRSVLAHRERGLLLVVVLAGASAVLVGVMALKAGVAAAQREAVRTWISGDLNVGGYFKENPDSLFPVMGDTRPVRTALASRVPADCVVRERGRGMATAGAGSRRVRSFLMSLDAEQERASLAHFRLRAGTMESLSRRRTVALSAPLADKLHVKIGDLATLYVQMPGSRRNAVDLEVVAVLERAGALGESAGLLVSNVTLRELYGYRAEAASVVQLMCSEDTDLDALATRVRDGLRESGLQVLPASHEAYGDKLAPLLREGWVGQKVDVSSWEDEASFLEFVDQGLGLLLVLVGAVVFGVVGVGLFVSLSVAVRERQREIGTLRAMGMQRGAVVTAFVLEGLVLGLLASSLGAGAAAGLGVLLRDVLPLPDALATVFFSGTLPLAPALAHALVAVLVVTLGAGLASILPALKAASLSPRSAMESL, from the coding sequence ATGCGAGCGCTTCTTCAGATCGTCTGGCGCAGCGTGCTGGCTCATCGCGAGCGAGGCCTGCTGCTGGTGGTCGTGCTGGCCGGAGCCAGCGCGGTGCTGGTGGGAGTGATGGCGCTGAAGGCGGGCGTCGCGGCGGCGCAGCGCGAGGCCGTGCGCACGTGGATCAGCGGCGACCTCAACGTGGGGGGGTACTTCAAGGAGAACCCCGACTCCCTCTTCCCGGTGATGGGGGACACGCGCCCGGTGCGCACCGCGCTGGCGTCGCGAGTGCCGGCGGACTGCGTCGTGCGCGAGCGAGGCCGAGGCATGGCCACCGCCGGAGCCGGCTCGCGCCGCGTGCGCTCGTTCTTGATGAGCCTGGACGCGGAGCAAGAGCGCGCGTCGCTCGCTCATTTCCGCCTGCGGGCCGGCACCATGGAGAGCCTGTCCCGCAGGCGCACGGTGGCGCTGTCCGCGCCGCTGGCGGACAAGCTGCACGTGAAGATTGGCGACCTGGCGACCCTGTACGTGCAGATGCCGGGCAGCCGCCGCAACGCCGTGGACCTGGAAGTGGTGGCCGTGCTGGAGCGCGCCGGTGCCCTGGGCGAGTCCGCGGGTCTGCTCGTCTCCAACGTGACGCTGCGCGAGCTGTACGGCTACCGCGCCGAAGCCGCCAGCGTGGTGCAGCTCATGTGCAGCGAGGACACGGACCTGGACGCGCTGGCCACCCGCGTGCGCGACGGGCTGCGCGAGTCAGGGCTCCAAGTGCTGCCCGCGTCGCACGAGGCCTACGGCGACAAGCTGGCGCCGCTCCTGCGCGAGGGTTGGGTGGGCCAGAAGGTGGACGTCAGCTCCTGGGAGGACGAGGCCTCGTTCCTGGAGTTCGTGGACCAGGGGCTCGGCCTGCTGCTGGTGCTGGTGGGCGCGGTGGTGTTTGGCGTGGTGGGCGTGGGCCTCTTCGTCTCGCTGAGCGTGGCGGTGCGCGAGCGGCAGCGAGAGATTGGCACCCTGCGCGCCATGGGCATGCAGCGCGGCGCGGTGGTGACGGCCTTCGTGTTGGAGGGCCTGGTGCTGGGGCTGCTCGCCTCATCGCTGGGCGCTGGCGCGGCGGCGGGCCTGGGCGTGCTACTGCGTGACGTGCTGCCGCTGCCGGACGCGCTCGCCACCGTCTTCTTCAGTGGCACGCTCCCGCTGGCGCCGGCTCTGGCGCACGCGCTCGTCGCGGTGCTCGTCGTGACGCTGGGCGCGGGATTGGCTTCCATCCTCCCCGCGTTGAAGGCGGCTTCTCTCTCTCCCCGTTCCGCCATGGAGTCCCTGTGA
- a CDS encoding outer membrane lipoprotein-sorting protein encodes MMHARPRMSATLLGVALLLPAVSAAAEAEAKLAPEALLRHIDEKMSFASDYKGVVRMFETKKDGTKRALEVNVYRREKTRELLFVSTQPAHLAGQGYLRIGRNLWEYDPGTGAWRRTTQRTNVLTTFACETDFDRSRLAEDYTAADEGLETVSGVAYRKLLLTAKDPNGTVPFALLRLWVDPQNNIVKRVGYAPSGKSLRTDIVRSYQRFKDPVSQQQVLHYREVLETDDQQGSQMLVRYEEVELAPLDANIFTKAWLESRMR; translated from the coding sequence GTGATGCACGCACGTCCCCGGATGTCCGCCACCCTGCTTGGAGTCGCGCTGTTGCTGCCCGCCGTGAGTGCCGCGGCGGAGGCCGAGGCGAAGCTCGCGCCCGAGGCGCTCCTGCGCCACATCGACGAGAAGATGTCCTTTGCCAGCGACTACAAGGGCGTCGTCCGCATGTTCGAGACGAAGAAGGACGGCACCAAGCGGGCGCTGGAGGTCAACGTCTACCGCCGAGAGAAGACCCGCGAGCTGCTCTTCGTGTCCACGCAGCCGGCGCACCTGGCGGGGCAGGGCTACCTGCGCATCGGGCGCAATCTCTGGGAGTACGACCCGGGGACGGGCGCGTGGCGCCGCACCACCCAGCGCACCAACGTGCTCACCACCTTCGCGTGTGAGACGGACTTCGATCGCTCGCGGCTGGCGGAGGACTACACCGCCGCGGACGAGGGGCTGGAGACCGTCAGCGGCGTGGCCTACCGCAAGCTGCTGCTGACCGCGAAGGACCCGAACGGCACCGTGCCCTTCGCGCTCTTGCGCCTGTGGGTGGATCCGCAGAACAACATCGTCAAGCGCGTGGGGTATGCGCCCTCGGGCAAGTCGCTGCGCACCGACATCGTGCGCAGCTACCAGCGCTTCAAGGACCCCGTGTCGCAGCAGCAGGTGCTGCACTACCGCGAGGTGCTGGAGACGGACGATCAGCAGGGCTCGCAGATGCTCGTCCGCTACGAGGAGGTGGAGTTGGCGCCCTTGGACGCCAACATCTTCACCAAGGCGTGGCTCGAGTCTCGGATGCGGTAG